The following proteins are co-located in the Sphingomonas panacis genome:
- the glk gene encoding glucokinase, giving the protein MQVVAVDIGGTHARFAIAEVEGGHVASLGEPVTLKTAEHASLQTAWQAFGKTLDRPMPRAAAIAVASPVDGDLIKLTNNPWIIRRGLVKERLEVDEFVLVNDFGAVGHAVAQVGPEMFEHITGPDVPLPDHGIISIVGPGTGLGVAQVLREKRGYHVLETEGGHSDFPPLDSFEDALLKRLRTLHGRVSSERVVSGPGIVAIYETLAEIDGRPVARLDDKAIWQMALEGNDSLALAALDRFCLALGATAGDRAICQGAKAVVIAGGLGLRIKDHIVRSGFAERFAAKGRFRAMMQALPVKLITHPQPGLFGAAAAFAQEHHQ; this is encoded by the coding sequence ATGCAGGTCGTTGCTGTTGATATCGGGGGTACGCACGCCCGTTTCGCCATCGCCGAGGTCGAAGGCGGTCATGTCGCCTCGCTTGGCGAACCCGTGACGCTCAAGACCGCAGAGCATGCCTCGCTCCAGACCGCCTGGCAGGCGTTCGGCAAGACGCTTGACCGGCCGATGCCGCGCGCCGCCGCTATCGCGGTCGCCTCGCCGGTCGATGGCGATCTCATCAAGCTCACCAACAACCCGTGGATCATCCGGCGCGGGCTGGTGAAGGAGCGGCTCGAGGTTGACGAGTTCGTGCTCGTCAACGATTTCGGCGCGGTCGGCCATGCCGTCGCGCAGGTCGGGCCAGAGATGTTCGAACATATCACCGGCCCTGACGTGCCGCTGCCCGATCACGGCATCATCTCGATCGTCGGCCCCGGCACCGGCCTCGGCGTCGCGCAGGTGCTGCGGGAGAAGCGCGGCTATCATGTGTTGGAAACCGAAGGCGGCCACAGCGACTTCCCGCCGCTCGACAGTTTCGAGGACGCATTGCTCAAGCGGCTGCGCACGCTGCACGGCCGCGTGTCGTCCGAACGAGTCGTCTCCGGCCCCGGCATCGTCGCGATCTACGAAACGCTCGCCGAGATCGACGGGCGCCCGGTGGCGCGCCTCGACGACAAGGCGATCTGGCAGATGGCGCTCGAAGGCAATGACAGCCTCGCGCTCGCCGCGCTCGACCGCTTCTGCCTCGCGCTCGGCGCCACCGCCGGCGACCGCGCGATCTGCCAGGGCGCGAAGGCGGTCGTCATCGCCGGCGGCCTTGGTCTGCGCATCAAGGATCACATCGTCCGCTCCGGCTTCGCCGAGCGCTTCGCGGCCAAGGGCCGTTTCCGCGCGATGATGCAGGCGCTGCCCGTCAAGCTCATAACCCATCCCCAGCCCGGCCTGTTCGGCGCCGCGGCCGCCTTTGCTCAGGAGCATCACCAGTGA
- the edd gene encoding phosphogluconate dehydratase, translating into MTLHPEIAAVTDRIISRSKRTRDAYLGLIGRERDQHIARPALSCANLAHGYAGTEEDRDAMRVAKAMNIGIVTSYNDMLSAHATYYRYPEQMKVWAREAGATAQVAGGVPAMCDGVTQGYAGMELSLFSRDTIALSTAIALSHGLFEGAALLGICDKIVPGLLIGALRFGHLPMVLIPGGPMPTGIPNKQKAAVREAFAEGKVGRDDLLDAEIAAYHSKGTCTFYGTANSNQMMMEMMGLHIPGAAFANPGTKLRQELTRAAVHRLAEIGWDGNDYRPIGLCVDEKAIVNAAIGLLATGGSTNHLIHLPAIAASAGIVIDWEDFDRLSRSVPLIARVYPNGAADVNGFEDAGGMPFVIRELADAGLLHRDLLTIGHGDMTEYGKRPVVAGDGLIWEDPGASGDDTILRPAAAPFSEEGGFRILTGNLGRGCIKVSAVDRDRWTIEAPCRIFQTQAEVQAAFQAGELDRDVVVVVRFQGPRANGMPELHKLTPALGVLQNRGYRVALVTDGRMSGASGKVPAAIHCSPEALGGGPLALLRDGDVVRMSAETNELVALVDPAEWAARVAVEAPPPAEGMGRELFGMFRSLANEAEKGACAVLAGME; encoded by the coding sequence ATGACGCTCCACCCCGAGATCGCGGCCGTCACCGACCGGATCATCAGCCGTTCGAAGCGCACGCGCGACGCCTATCTCGGCTTGATCGGGCGCGAGCGCGACCAGCATATCGCCCGCCCCGCACTGAGCTGCGCCAACCTCGCGCACGGCTACGCCGGCACCGAGGAGGATCGCGACGCGATGCGCGTGGCCAAGGCGATGAACATCGGCATCGTCACCTCGTACAACGACATGCTCTCGGCGCACGCGACCTATTATCGCTATCCCGAACAGATGAAGGTTTGGGCGCGCGAGGCGGGCGCGACCGCGCAGGTCGCCGGCGGTGTGCCGGCGATGTGCGACGGCGTGACTCAGGGTTATGCCGGCATGGAATTGTCGCTGTTCAGCCGAGACACGATCGCGCTTTCCACCGCAATCGCGCTCAGCCACGGGCTGTTCGAGGGCGCGGCGTTGCTCGGCATCTGCGACAAGATCGTTCCCGGCCTGCTGATCGGGGCTTTGCGCTTCGGCCATCTGCCGATGGTGCTGATCCCCGGCGGGCCGATGCCGACCGGCATCCCCAACAAGCAGAAGGCGGCGGTGCGCGAGGCGTTCGCGGAAGGCAAGGTCGGCCGCGACGACCTGCTCGACGCGGAGATCGCCGCCTATCATTCGAAGGGCACCTGCACCTTCTACGGCACCGCCAATTCGAACCAGATGATGATGGAGATGATGGGCCTCCACATCCCCGGAGCGGCCTTCGCCAACCCCGGCACCAAGCTGCGCCAGGAACTCACCCGCGCCGCAGTCCACCGCCTCGCCGAGATCGGCTGGGACGGCAATGATTATCGCCCGATCGGCTTGTGCGTCGACGAAAAGGCGATCGTCAACGCCGCGATCGGCCTGCTCGCCACCGGCGGCTCGACCAACCATCTGATCCATCTGCCGGCGATTGCCGCCTCGGCCGGGATCGTCATCGACTGGGAGGATTTCGACCGCCTCTCGCGCAGCGTGCCGCTGATCGCGCGCGTCTATCCCAACGGCGCCGCCGACGTGAACGGGTTCGAGGATGCCGGCGGCATGCCGTTCGTGATCCGCGAACTTGCCGACGCCGGTCTGCTCCACCGCGACCTGCTGACGATCGGCCACGGCGACATGACCGAGTATGGCAAGCGCCCGGTCGTGGCCGGCGATGGCCTCATCTGGGAAGATCCCGGCGCGAGCGGCGACGACACGATCCTGCGCCCGGCGGCGGCGCCCTTCTCCGAGGAGGGCGGCTTCCGCATCCTTACCGGTAACCTTGGACGCGGCTGCATCAAGGTGTCGGCTGTGGATCGCGACCGCTGGACGATCGAGGCGCCTTGCCGCATCTTCCAGACCCAGGCCGAGGTGCAGGCCGCGTTCCAGGCGGGCGAACTCGATCGCGATGTCGTGGTGGTGGTCCGCTTCCAGGGGCCGCGTGCCAACGGCATGCCCGAACTCCACAAGCTGACGCCAGCGCTCGGCGTGCTCCAGAACCGCGGCTACCGCGTCGCACTCGTAACCGACGGGCGCATGTCGGGCGCGAGCGGCAAGGTGCCCGCCGCGATCCACTGCTCGCCCGAGGCACTCGGCGGCGGCCCGCTTGCGTTGCTGCGCGACGGCGACGTGGTGCGGATGTCGGCGGAAACCAACGAACTGGTTGCGCTGGTCGATCCCGCCGAATGGGCCGCGCGCGTGGCCGTAGAGGCGCCACCGCCCGCCGAGGGCATGGGCCGCGAGCTGTTCGGCATGTTCCGCAGCCTCGCCAACGAGGCCGAAAAGGGCGCGTGCGCCGTACTGGCGGGAATGGAATGA
- the pgl gene encoding 6-phosphogluconolactonase, with product MTDEVEWWDYDDAAEMAGAVAGDIAFIIESAIDARGGAVIALAGGKTPMPIYEKLSQTKLDWKRVTIVPGDDRIVPLGDPLSNVTAIGKIFIPKGARVIPLISEAAKDYKAAGKAADARLGDLHWPLDLCLLGVGADGHTASIFPGPDYDEAVNGPKERRALGVMPDPLPAEAPVPRVTLSLSAITTARALMLAVTGDAKRKVIETAIKQGPASTYPIGRVLADAELPADIHWAP from the coding sequence ATGACCGACGAAGTCGAATGGTGGGATTATGACGACGCAGCCGAGATGGCTGGCGCCGTCGCTGGCGACATCGCCTTCATCATCGAAAGCGCGATCGACGCGCGCGGCGGCGCGGTCATCGCGCTCGCCGGCGGCAAGACGCCGATGCCGATCTACGAGAAGCTCAGCCAGACCAAGCTCGACTGGAAGCGCGTGACGATCGTGCCGGGCGACGATCGTATCGTGCCGCTGGGGGATCCGCTGTCGAACGTCACGGCGATCGGCAAGATCTTCATCCCCAAGGGCGCGCGCGTCATCCCGCTGATCAGCGAAGCGGCGAAGGACTATAAGGCGGCGGGCAAGGCAGCCGACGCGCGGCTCGGCGATCTGCACTGGCCGCTCGATCTGTGTCTGCTCGGCGTCGGCGCGGACGGGCATACCGCCTCGATCTTCCCCGGCCCCGACTATGACGAAGCGGTCAACGGCCCGAAGGAGCGCCGCGCTCTCGGCGTGATGCCCGATCCGCTCCCCGCCGAAGCGCCGGTGCCGCGCGTCACGCTCAGCCTTTCGGCGATCACCACGGCGCGCGCGCTGATGCTCGCGGTGACCGGCGACGCCAAGCGCAAGGTGATCGAGACCGCGATCAAACAGGGTCCGGCCTCGACCTACCCGATCGGCCGCGTGCTGGCCGATGCCGAACTGCCCGCCGACATCCACTGGGCGCCGTGA